CTTCACGCCCGAGGCGATGCGCGCGCTGAGCGAGTACGCTTGGCCGGGCAACGTGCGCGAGCTGCAGAACGTGGTGGAGCGCATCGTGAGCATGTGCCTGCCTGGCCAGGAGATCACGCCCGAGGACATTCCCGAGGAGCTGTACGCGAGCGGGAACGGCCACGGCCGGCCCGCCAGCTTCGTGAACGCGGACCTGCCGTTCCACGACGCGAAGTCCGACGCGATCTCGGTGTTCGAGAAGGAGTACCTGCGCGACCTGCTGAAGCGCCACGCGGGCAACATCTCGCAGGCGGCGCGCACGGCGGGCATCGACCGGAAGACGATCCATCGCATGCTCGCCAAGTACCACTTGGTGGGACGCGACGACGATTAGGCTGGACGGTTCGGTAGATGAACAGCGGACGAGCCCGCCGGGAGATTTCCGGCGGGCTCGTTCTGTTTGCTGCGGGATGCGACTATGGGAGATGGGGAGCTGCCGGGTCTGGCGGTTGAAACCGCGGCAACAGGAGCGCAAAGTCCGCCTTCGCGGACTAACGGCAAAGACGCTTTCGACGGACGCTCAGATCGAGGAGGTGATGCGGGCCAGGAGCGAGCGGGTAGCCTGCTCGGGGTCGGGCGCGGACATGATGGCGCTGACGACGGCGACGCCCGCGGCTCCGGCCGCGATGACGAGGGATGCGTTCGCGGCGGTGATGCCCCCGATGCCTATGATGGGGATGCGAACCGCAGAGGCGACCTCGGCGATGCGCGCGGGACCGATCGGGGCGCCGGCGTCGGCCTTCGTGGCGGTGCCGTAGACGGGGCCCACGCCGACGTAGTCCGCGCCCTCACGCTCCGCGGCGAGGGCGAGGTCGGGCGTGTCGGCGGAGCGGCCGAGGAGAAAGCCGGGAGGGACGATGCGGCGGGCGGCCGGGAGCGGGAGGTCGTCGTCGCCCAGGTGCGCGCCGTCGGCACCGGCGGCGAGGGCGACGTCCACGCGGTCGTTGACGAAGAGCAGGGCGCCCGCCGCACGCGTCTCGGTGAGGAGGGCGCGGGCCATCTCCACGCTTTCGCGCGGGGTGCGGAGCTTGTCGCGCAGCTGGATCGCTGGCGCGCCGCCCCGAAGCACCGCCCTGACGATCTCGACGAGGTCGCGGCCGGCGGTGAGGCCCTCGTCGGTGACGACGATGAGGCGGAGACGGGCGGCGAGATCGTGCGGTAGCGTCATGCGGAGGGAAGTCGTTTCGATTGCTGGAATCGTGTAGCGCGGATGCGATGAATCGCAGCCCTAAACGCCGGGAGGGTGTCGCGGGGAGGGCCGGAGGTGCGGCAGCTCTGCTGTTCCCAACCCTTGCGCGGAGGGAGACCGCCGGCGGTTTGGCGGGCTCGCTCCGCGGGCGGGGAGACCCCGGACGGAGGCCAACAGCAGTACCGTTGGCCGGAGGAGGAGGCTCACCGCCCCCGCGTAGGAGACGGGCGGCCAGGCAGTATCGGCCGACCGGCTCCGGAGCGGTCCACGGCTTCCGGAGCGCATCCCGTCATCACTTCCGACGGATCGAACCCTTCAGAAAAACGCTACTTCACGCCCGCGGCGGCGGCTTCCTGCTGGGCCTGGCGCTTGGCGGCGTTGTGCTCGGCGAGCGACTTGGTAAACACGTGCGTGCCGTTGGGCCGGGCCACGAAGTACAGGTACGGGTCGGCCGTGGGGTGCAGCACTGCCTCGATGGCGCCCTTGCTGGGCGAGGCGATGGGGCCCGGCGGCAGGCCGGCGTGAGTGTACGTGTTGTACGGGCTGCCCGCGACGCTCTGGATCTCGCT
The window above is part of the Longimicrobiaceae bacterium genome. Proteins encoded here:
- a CDS encoding helix-turn-helix domain-containing protein, with the protein product WVSATNREPEQAVRDGQLRQDLLYRLNVVPLKLPPLRTRREDIPALALHFLKRYAQEYERDQLRFTPEAMRALSEYAWPGNVRELQNVVERIVSMCLPGQEITPEDIPEELYASGNGHGRPASFVNADLPFHDAKSDAISVFEKEYLRDLLKRHAGNISQAARTAGIDRKTIHRMLAKYHLVGRDDD
- the thiE gene encoding thiamine phosphate synthase, translating into MTLPHDLAARLRLIVVTDEGLTAGRDLVEIVRAVLRGGAPAIQLRDKLRTPRESVEMARALLTETRAAGALLFVNDRVDVALAAGADGAHLGDDDLPLPAARRIVPPGFLLGRSADTPDLALAAEREGADYVGVGPVYGTATKADAGAPIGPARIAEVASAVRIPIIGIGGITAANASLVIAAGAAGVAVVSAIMSAPDPEQATRSLLARITSSI